From the genome of Hymenobacter gelipurpurascens:
GCGGCTGAGCTATTGATGGAGCGCGGGGCCAAATCGGTACGCGCTGTTATCACCCACGGCGTGCTCTCCGGCCCGGCCCACGAGCGGATTCGCAACTCGGCTCTGGAGGAACTGGTAATTACTGATACGCTGCCCCTGAAAGAGCAGAACCCTAAAATCCGGGTCATTTCCCTGGCCAACCTGTTTGCGCAGGCCATCCACAACGTGGTGTCACACGAGTCCATCAGCTCGCTGTTTATCTAGGCCACTTCTAGGCCAGTCATTGCGAGGAGGCACGACGAAGCAATCTTTCCTTGACGAGGCGCCAAAACACTCTGATTTCAAAAGCCCTTGCGTCCGGAATGGAAGTAAGGGCTTTTGAATCAGTCAATGGCTTGCGCTCCCAGAAGGAAAGATTGCTTCGCTCCGCTCGCAATGACAATCCACTTTCTATTCCCAAACAATCCGCTTATCTTTGCGGCCCGTTTGCCTGCTTTGGGTAGACATTATTTTCCTCAAAAGCACACTTTTATGAAAAGCCTCGAGATTGTAGGGTTTAAAAGAGCGAATCTCGGTAAGAAGGATTCGAAGGCACTGCGCCTGGATTCGTATGTACCTTGCGTATTGTACGGCGGCACTGAGCAGATTCACTTCTCCGTACCGGCTATCCTTTTCCGCGAACTGTTGTACACGCCTGAAGTTCACATCGTTGAGTTGAACATTGAAGGTGACATCCGTCGCGCTATCGTGCAGGACTCTCAGTTCCACCCCGTGAACGAAATGCTGCTGCACGTTGACTTCTTGGAGCTGGAAGACGGCAAGGAAGTGAAAATGGAAGTGCCCGTGAAGTACGTAGGCGTTTCGCCAGGCGTTCTGGCTGGTGGCAAGCTCGTGAGCAAGCTGCGTAAGCTGAAAGTGAAGGCTACTCCTGAGAACCTGCCCGATTCTGTTGAAGTAGACATCTCGGACCTGGAGCTGGGTAAATCAGTGAAGGTGAGCAAGGTTGAGCCAAAAGGCTACACCATTCTCACCAACTCAATGGCTCCCATTGCTACTGTAGCCATCCCACGTGCCCTCAAAGGCCAGATGCAGGCCGACAAATAGATCACGGATTAAGACGGATTGGTCAGATTACACGGATTTCGTGCCTGATTCAGTCCGCCTACCGAAAGAGCCGTCCTGCTTGCAGGGCGGCTCTTTTTTGTGGCCTTACTGGCCTAGGCCACTCCCCGATACTTCATCGGAGGTAAAATACCTGCCAGCAAGCCAATCTGTGCAATCCAAATACGCTGTCTAAATCCTGATTTTATGAAGTTTCTTGTTCTGTGCCTGGGCAACATCGGGCCGGAGTACGCTGATACGCGGCATAACGTGGGCTTTATGGTGGGCGACTACTTGGCCAAAAAGCACGAGGCAGCCCCCTGGGCGCTGGGTCGCCACGCTTTCACAACCGAAATCAGGCACAAAGGCCACACCTTCGTGCTGGTGAAGCCAACCACTTATATGAATCTGAGTGGCAAGGCCGCCGCGCATTGGCTGAGCACGCTCAAACTCACCAAAGAGCAGATGCTGGTAGTAACCGACGATTTGGCCCTGCCCTTCGGTAAGTTGCGCCTCAAGGGCAAAGGCTCGGCCGGTGGGCAGAATGGCCTAAAACAT
Proteins encoded in this window:
- a CDS encoding 50S ribosomal protein L25/general stress protein Ctc gives rise to the protein MKSLEIVGFKRANLGKKDSKALRLDSYVPCVLYGGTEQIHFSVPAILFRELLYTPEVHIVELNIEGDIRRAIVQDSQFHPVNEMLLHVDFLELEDGKEVKMEVPVKYVGVSPGVLAGGKLVSKLRKLKVKATPENLPDSVEVDISDLELGKSVKVSKVEPKGYTILTNSMAPIATVAIPRALKGQMQADK
- the pth gene encoding aminoacyl-tRNA hydrolase, with protein sequence MKFLVLCLGNIGPEYADTRHNVGFMVGDYLAKKHEAAPWALGRHAFTTEIRHKGHTFVLVKPTTYMNLSGKAAAHWLSTLKLTKEQMLVVTDDLALPFGKLRLKGKGSAGGQNGLKHIQETIGSDEYARLRFGIDSSFSKGRQVDYVLSPFSADENIDLDGRLEKAAEAVLLFGTVGLERAMNVVNVK